One Setaria viridis chromosome 3, Setaria_viridis_v4.0, whole genome shotgun sequence DNA window includes the following coding sequences:
- the LOC117847494 gene encoding photosynthetic NDH subunit of subcomplex B 3, chloroplastic: MAATSSAPAAAALVSLPFPAATSSSRVSASSHRGARRFRAATIRCSSASPNVSQGAPAPAPAPPKPQIDLEFVGPQPGADGTYPVDRAEAASGEKLLRDIMNENKIELYAAYGKVMNCGGGGSCGTCIVEILDGKELLNERTNTENRYLKKKPESWRLACQTIVGNKENSGKVVVQRLPQWKK, from the exons ATGGCGGCCACGAGCTCCGCCCCCGCGGCAGCAGCGCTcgtctccctccccttccccgccgccacctcctcttccCGCGTCTCCGCCAGCAGCCACCGCGGTGCGAGGCGCTTCAGGGCCGCCACCATCAGATGCTCCAGCGCGTCGCCGAACGTGTCCCAGGgtgccccggcgccggcgccggcgccgcccaagCCCCAAATCGACCTCGAGTTCGTCGGG CCGCAGCCGGGTGCGGACGGCACCTACCCGGTGGACCGGGCGGAGGCAGCGAGCGGCGAGAAGCTCCTCCGTGACATCATGAACGAGAACAAGATCGAGCTCTACGCCGCATAC GGTAAGGTGATGAACTGCGGTGGCGGTGGAAGCTGCGGCACTTGCATCGTCGAG ATCCTTGACGGAAAGGAGCTCCTGAATGAAAGGACGAACACTGAGAACCGGTACCTGAAGAAG AAACCAGAGTCATGGAGGCTAGCTTGTCAGACTATCGTAGGCAACAAAGAGAACTCCGGCAAG GTTGTGGTCCAACGGCTGCCCCAGTGGAAGAAATGA
- the LOC117849896 gene encoding serine/threonine protein phosphatase 2A 57 kDa regulatory subunit B' kappa isoform, whose translation MWKQFLSKLPRKSSASGDSGQCSNGTGIQRTSSLGSIPPSRPASAIRRMSSAVFPSSVVAGIEPLVSFKDVPNSEKQNLFVSKLSLCCVVFDFSDPNKSSVEKDIKRQALLDLIEFVESSNARFSEASIAACARMCAINLFRAFPPNYRSGSSGGEGDEDEPMFDPAWCHLQLVYELLLKFIGSSSLDAKVGKKHFDHSFIVKLLNLLDSEDPRERDCLKTILHRIYGKFMVHRPFIRKAVSNIFYQFVFETDRHNGIAELLEVFGSVISGFALPLKEEHKIFLWRVLIPLHKPKSVGLYLQQLTYCVTQFLEKDPKLASSVIIGLLRYWPITNCQKEVMFLSEIEEILESTSQAEFQKCMVPLFRRIAHCITSSHFQVAERALFVWNNDHIISLIAQNRQVIMPLVVPALEQNIQNHWNQAVLNLTLNVKKMFSEMDEDLFSSCLAKYKEDEEKRVSFEVKRKLTWEKLESAAAFQPVTGHTAVLVGHQPSANMIATLI comes from the exons ATGTGGAAACAGTTTCTCAGCAAGCTGCCCCGGAAGTCCTCGGCCTCCGGGGACTCAGGTCAGTGCAGCAATGGCACCGGGATACAGCGCACGAGCAGCTTGGGAAGCATCCCACCTAGCCGCCCGGCTTCCGCCATTAGGCGCATGTCGTCTGCCGTCTTCCCCTCAAGTGTTGTCGCTGGCATTGAGCCGTTGGTTTCCTTCAAGGATGTCCCAAACTCGGAGAAGCAGAACCTGTTTGTGAGCAAGTTGAGCCTGTGCTGCGTCGTCTTTGATTTCTCGGACCCGAACAAGAGTTCGGTGGAGAAGGATATCAAAAGGCAGGCATTGCTGGATCTTATAGAGTTTGTTGAATCTAGCAATGCTCGCTTCTCAGAGGCCTCGATTGCTGCCTGCGCTAGGATGTGTGCCATCAACCTGTTCCGTGCATTTCCTCCAAATTACAGGTCTGGTTCATCTGGTGGTGAGGGTGATGAGGACGAGCCGATGTTCGATCCTGCATGGTGCCATCTGCAGCTTGTGTATGAGctactactgaaatttattggATCCTCATCCTTGGATGCAAAGGTAGGGAAGAAACACTTTGATCACTCATTCATTGTGAAGCTCCTTAATCTTCTCGATTCCGAGGATCCAAGAGAAAGGGATTGTTTGAAAACTATTCTGCACAGGATATATGGGAAGTTCATGGTACACCGTCCTTTCATCCGCAAAGCAGTGAGCAATATATTCTACCAGTTTGTCTTTGAGACTGATCGGCACAATGGGATTGCTGAGCTGCTGGAGGTCTTTGGCAGTGTCATTAGTGGCTTTGCATTGCCTTTGAAGGAAGAACACAAGATTTTTCTTTGGAGAGTTTTGATTCCTTTACACAAACCAAAATCAGTTGGTTTGTATCTCCAGCAGTTGACCTACTGTGTGACACAGTTTCTAGAAAAGGACCCAAAGCTTGCAAGCTCTGTCATTATTGGCTTGTTAAGATACTGGCCAATAACAAATTGTCAGAAGGAAGTGATGTTTCTTAGTGAGATCGAAGAGATCTTAGAGTCTACCAGCCAGGCAGAATTCCAGAAATGTATGGTTCCATTATTTCGACGGATTGCTCATTGCATCACCAGTTCTCACTTCCAG GTTGCTGAAAGAGCACTCTTCGTATGGAACAATGATCACATTATCAGCTTGATCGCACAAAACCGCCAAGTGATCATGCCTCTCGTTGTTCCAGCACTAGAACAGAATATTCAGAATCACTGGAACCAAGCAGTCCTGAATCTGACTCTGAATGTAAAGAAGATGTTTTCTGAGATGGACGAGGATCTCTTCTCATCATGTCTGGCTAAGTACAAGGAGGATGAGGAAAAGCGGGTTTCATTCGAAGTGAAGCGGAAGCTGACCTGGGAGAAGCTCGAGTCAGCTGCAGCTTTCCAGCCAGTGACTGGCCATACAGCCGTCCTAGTAGGCCACCAGCCGTCAGCAAATATGATTGCCACCCTGATCTAG